One Roseburia rectibacter DNA window includes the following coding sequences:
- a CDS encoding PAS domain-containing protein has product MSDKTKNYDKIDISYFKSIVDQDRASVVICNLSHEIIYMNPAAVQNYSKHGGDKLIGKSLLCCHNPESGEKIQQVIDWFAADESHNIVYTFHNEKQNKDVYMVALRDEGKLIGYYEKHEYRNAETMKYYDLF; this is encoded by the coding sequence ATGAGCGATAAAACAAAAAATTATGACAAAATAGATATCAGTTATTTTAAAAGCATTGTGGATCAGGACAGGGCTTCGGTTGTTATATGTAATCTCAGTCATGAGATCATATATATGAATCCGGCAGCAGTACAGAATTATTCAAAACATGGTGGAGATAAGCTGATAGGAAAAAGTCTGTTGTGTTGTCACAATCCGGAATCCGGAGAAAAGATACAGCAGGTGATCGACTGGTTTGCAGCGGATGAAAGCCATAATATTGTATATACTTTTCATAATGAGAAGCAGAATAAAGATGTATATATGGTGGCGCTTAGAGATGAAGGAAAATTAATCGGATATTATGAAAAACATGAGTATCGGAATGCAGAAACCATGAAATATTATGATTTATTTTAA
- a CDS encoding AlkZ-related protein, with product MGNESGEWIMYGVDWDDPECIHTVDEAMEYINEVGFLPLFKNDIPGFSLEERTVPEYWWSDVSEKDPWMWRAVIARKHDIVYGKFFDRKAGFISKKWLPVFANYRRDGYDFDALYEDGKAPNKYKKIMDNFIEDKEDAEIYSNILKKQAGFGKDGEKGFDGAITNLMMQTYLCNCDFRKRVNKKGVEYGWDVAVYSSIEHIYGYDYVTSCYKDDPGDSWRQIADHMHEIYPVASDKQIRKVLK from the coding sequence ATGGGAAATGAATCAGGTGAATGGATCATGTACGGTGTAGACTGGGATGATCCGGAGTGTATACATACGGTAGATGAAGCAATGGAATATATCAATGAGGTCGGTTTTCTTCCTTTATTCAAAAATGATATTCCAGGTTTTTCTCTGGAAGAAAGAACTGTGCCAGAATATTGGTGGAGTGATGTATCCGAAAAAGATCCATGGATGTGGAGAGCAGTCATTGCAAGAAAACATGACATAGTTTATGGCAAGTTTTTTGACAGAAAAGCTGGTTTTATATCAAAAAAATGGCTGCCTGTATTTGCAAATTATCGTCGTGATGGATATGATTTTGATGCACTATATGAGGATGGCAAAGCACCAAACAAGTATAAGAAGATAATGGATAATTTTATTGAGGATAAGGAAGATGCAGAAATATATTCTAATATACTGAAAAAACAGGCTGGCTTTGGTAAGGATGGGGAAAAGGGATTTGATGGCGCCATCACAAATCTTATGATGCAGACTTATCTTTGCAACTGTGATTTCAGAAAGCGGGTAAATAAGAAAGGTGTGGAGTATGGATGGGATGTTGCTGTGTATTCTTCGATTGAACATATATATGGATACGATTATGTGACATCATGCTACAAGGATGATCCGGGAGATTCGTGGAGGCAGATTGCAGATCATATGCATGAAATTTATCCGGTTGCATCAGACAAACAGATAAGGAAGGTGTTGAAATAA
- a CDS encoding DegV family protein has translation MKEFVIVTDTTTDLPRDYVEKHHLYMMSLPYTLEGTSYTWEKPMPVKDFYDKMRAGSLPTTSQANPEEAALLYESILKDNDVDILHIAFSSGLSGSFNSCRIAAADVCEKYPDHRIVVVDSLAATLGQGLLVYKAVQLKEAGKSLDEVAAWVEENKYHLVHNFTVDDLFHLHRGGRLSKTAAIVGTMINLKPVLHVDDEGHLVMLSKVRGRKKSLIGLVDCMEKQLGDWKDKNDIIFISHGDCPEDAQFVADLIKERFGYENFMIDYIGATIGAHSGPGTVALFYLGDHR, from the coding sequence ATGAAAGAGTTTGTAATTGTTACCGATACAACCACTGATTTACCAAGAGACTACGTTGAAAAACATCACTTATACATGATGTCCCTTCCTTACACACTAGAGGGTACATCCTACACCTGGGAAAAACCAATGCCTGTCAAAGATTTTTATGATAAAATGCGTGCCGGCTCCCTGCCGACCACCTCACAGGCAAATCCCGAAGAAGCTGCCCTGCTGTATGAATCCATCCTGAAAGATAATGATGTGGATATTCTCCATATTGCATTTTCTTCCGGTCTCAGCGGAAGTTTCAACAGCTGCCGTATCGCGGCAGCAGATGTCTGTGAAAAATATCCGGATCACCGGATCGTAGTTGTTGATTCGCTTGCCGCAACCTTAGGTCAGGGTCTGCTTGTCTATAAAGCAGTCCAGTTAAAAGAAGCAGGAAAAAGTTTAGATGAGGTTGCTGCCTGGGTAGAAGAAAATAAATATCATCTCGTACATAATTTTACCGTCGATGATCTTTTCCATCTGCATCGCGGCGGACGGCTTTCTAAAACAGCCGCGATCGTCGGTACGATGATCAATTTAAAACCAGTACTTCATGTCGATGATGAAGGACACCTTGTCATGTTGAGCAAAGTACGCGGACGTAAAAAATCACTGATCGGACTTGTCGACTGCATGGAAAAACAACTCGGTGACTGGAAAGATAAAAATGATATCATCTTCATCAGCCATGGAGACTGCCCGGAAGACGCACAGTTTGTCGCTGATCTGATCAAAGAACGTTTCGGATATGAGAATTTTATGATCGACTATATCGGTGCTACGATCGGTGCACATTCCGGTCCTGGCACGGTTGCACTTTTTTATCTGGGAGATCACCGTTAA
- a CDS encoding ATPase, T2SS/T4P/T4SS family, which yields MSEKVIVEPTPEQFGIFWKYLSRPEVTDVDYNGKKLWITDLEQGRYCADEEIPEAFISTFTHSISNCINKQFNNANKILEADTKELRISIIHESAAISGISICIRKSPCFVRNTLKELLDQKYCEQKVLHLLLNCVQAGMNFVFGGEPGAGKTESAKFFMQFIRKEERVITIEDSLEIHYTNINPGADAVELRVGKGFDYTDAIKASLRQNPSWLMLSEARSVEVTSLLEQWSTGVHGFTTIHLDDVRKLPDRILNMMNNVNDAQRMENRIYRYVNVAVLIRKTESSDGKVRRYIDQLCFFSRENAENKIYMIVEDGALVSGKIPLDIQKRFNEAGVDEPFVCRHFDRYLREGR from the coding sequence ATGAGTGAAAAAGTTATTGTTGAACCTACACCGGAACAGTTCGGAATATTCTGGAAGTATTTGAGCAGACCGGAAGTGACGGATGTGGATTATAACGGGAAAAAATTATGGATCACAGATTTGGAACAGGGAAGATATTGTGCAGATGAGGAGATACCGGAAGCATTTATCAGTACGTTTACACACAGTATCTCAAACTGTATCAATAAACAGTTTAATAATGCAAATAAAATATTAGAAGCGGATACCAAAGAACTTAGAATCAGTATTATTCATGAGTCTGCCGCGATATCAGGGATCAGCATCTGTATCCGTAAATCCCCGTGTTTTGTAAGAAACACTTTAAAAGAACTGCTCGATCAAAAATATTGTGAACAGAAGGTATTACATTTACTGCTGAATTGTGTGCAAGCGGGGATGAATTTTGTTTTTGGTGGAGAACCGGGTGCAGGTAAGACAGAAAGTGCAAAATTTTTTATGCAGTTTATCAGAAAGGAAGAACGTGTTATTACCATAGAAGATTCATTAGAAATTCATTATACGAATATCAATCCAGGGGCAGATGCGGTGGAGCTTCGTGTTGGAAAGGGATTTGATTATACAGATGCGATCAAGGCTTCCCTGCGTCAGAACCCAAGCTGGCTGATGCTTTCCGAGGCGCGTTCTGTGGAAGTAACTTCACTGTTAGAACAGTGGAGTACCGGTGTTCATGGATTTACGACGATACATCTGGATGATGTAAGAAAATTGCCGGACAGGATATTGAACATGATGAATAATGTTAATGATGCACAGCGCATGGAGAACCGCATCTACCGTTATGTGAATGTAGCAGTTCTGATCCGCAAAACCGAATCTTCAGATGGAAAGGTAAGGCGTTATATTGACCAGCTTTGTTTTTTTTCGAGAGAAAATGCGGAAAATAAGATTTATATGATCGTTGAAGATGGAGCGCTGGTATCCGGAAAAATACCGTTAGATATTCAGAAAAGATTTAATGAAGCGGGTGTGGACGAACCTTTTGTATGCAGACACTTTGACAGGTATCTTAGAGAGGGAAGATAA